Below is a window of Brassica napus cultivar Da-Ae chromosome A5, Da-Ae, whole genome shotgun sequence DNA.
CACCTCCTTGTGCTCGTTCTTCTTGTCTACAAGCATAACCACAATACATGAAACTTtagatattgttttttttttttggttacaatTTGATTATAACTAAATAAAGAAAAGGATGTTACAGTCTTCGAAGAAACGACGGATCTCTGAGAGACGGTGAGGAGCGAGTTGTTTGATGTCAGTGAAATGTTTGTACTCTGGATCATCAGCACACACGGCAATGATCTTGTCGTCCATCTCTCCctgtaataatatatactaatttagtGGACAAGTTTCTAAAATAGGAAATAAATTTCGTTAAATAAAAATGTGTGCATCTTTTATTGAAGAGGAGGAACCTGATCAATCATGGGCATTAATCCAATGGCTCTAGCACGGAGAAAACATCCTGGAAGCACTGGTTCCTATGTACACAAGCTTAAACAGGTTATAAACTATATGTGGGAAATGGATGCTACATTAATTTCTCTGGTGATTTTTGATGTTGAGAACCTGCATGAGGACAAGAACATCAAGAGGATCGTTGTCTTCACACAATGTCCTTGGGATGAATCCATAGTTGTGAGGATACACAACCGATGAGTACAAGATCCGGTCAACCTGAGATTGAATTGGATGTCAATGTCATCAATCATAATTCTTGGTAGGCATGCAAATCGAACCTGCCCAAccgaaccgaactaaccaaaaaatCGAAATGAAatgtttggtttttggttcaattGGCGAGTTTTCGGccaaaccgaactaaccaaattcTGAACTAACAGACCCCGAAAGCCCGAACTAACCGAATTGCATGCCTAATTATTGGTTAGAAAAGAAGATCTCACAATCTAGGggtcatttcatttcatttaccTTGATAAGACCGGTCTTTTTGTCAAGTTCATATTTCACTTTGCTTCCCTTTGTGATCTCAACCACCTGACCGAAGAGACGCTTGTTAGAAAGACTAatatacaaattaataaaagaagttttattagGTAACTGTATAAGAGACATACCACATTGAAGACCAATGGAGCTTCAGGACCTGCAAGAAAACACACACTCGTGTTGAGAATTCATGTAGAATAATAATTAGATATGATTAATAAGGGTTGTTGTAAGTTACCGATCTCAAGGTCATGCCATGGATGTGCAGCTACAGATCTCTTGGACAGAGTTGAGAGAATCCTCTCGTTGAGTTTTGGAGCAGGACGAGGAGACTCATTTGACTCCATCGTTTCTTCATATGTTTCTTCACTCATCTGTTGATCATCATATCTTATATGTTGAGATCTAATGAATCAAGAAACAATAAGAGATTAGTATATATACGTTACCTTtggatcttctttctttttacaAGGGACAATAAAACAAATGTAA
It encodes the following:
- the LOC106454418 gene encoding soluble inorganic pyrophosphatase 3, whose amino-acid sequence is MSEETYEETMESNESPRPAPKLNERILSTLSKRSVAAHPWHDLEIGPEAPLVFNVVVEITKGSKVKYELDKKTGLIKVDRILYSSVVYPHNYGFIPRTLCEDNDPLDVLVLMQEPVLPGCFLRARAIGLMPMIDQGEMDDKIIAVCADDPEYKHFTDIKQLAPHRLSEIRRFFEDYKKNEHKEVAVNDFLPSEKAHEAIQYSMDLYAEYILHSLRR